One window of Triticum dicoccoides isolate Atlit2015 ecotype Zavitan chromosome 5A, WEW_v2.0, whole genome shotgun sequence genomic DNA carries:
- the LOC119300694 gene encoding NAD(P)H-quinone oxidoreductase subunit U, chloroplastic-like isoform X1 — MAAVGVTSPAAPATVSAAVCSSSTRRRVHLVPTRFFTAASFRGRCAAAADGGAAATEDLAAAADGYPDAGTDVAGGAATSTRPPYSLISAANVQKAMRGLGARFLFDLYAITDADHYGRLGITRLASTDEVKAAYEKRCEQLNKQGLEEEEISKEHDLLKESFTILSTEEERRLYDWSLARNGQPERYVWPFEVDPMELAPDPPKEPEDEFPTKLVGYFLLTWFIISVACSLILNRS; from the exons ATGGCTGCCGTTGGCGTCACCTCCCCGGCGGCGCCGGCCACCGTATCCGCCGCCGTATGTTCCTCGTCCACGCGCCGCCGAGTCCATCTTGTCCCTACCCGATTCTTCACAGCAGCGTCGTTCCGCGGGCGATGTGCCGCTGCGGCCGACGGCGGGGCCGCGGCCACGGAGGACCTGGCTGCGGCAGCGGATGGGTATCCCGACGCTGGAACTGACGTCGCCGGCGGCGCTGCCACTTCCACGCGGCCTCCCTACTCGCTCATCTCCGCCGCCAACGTGCAGAAGGCGATGCGCGGCCTTGGTGCGCGTTTCTTGTTTGATTTATACG CAATTACAGATGCTGATCACTATGGGAGGCTTGGAATTACCAGATTAGCGTCAACCGATGAG GTCAAAGCTGCATATGAGAAAAGGTGTGAACAACTAAACAAGCAAGGACTGGAAGAAGAGGAAATCAGCAAGGAACATGAcctattgaag GAATCTTTTACCATATTATCAaccgaggaagagagaagattataTGATTGGAGCTTGGCGAGGAATGGGCAGCCTGAGCGATATGTTTGGCCCTTTGAAGTTGACCCCATGGAGTTGGCACCAGATCCTCCTAAG GAACCGGAAGATGAGTTTCCTACAAAGCTTGTCGGCTACTTCTTGTTGACATGGTTCATAATTTCTGTAGCCTGCTCGCTGATTCTCAACAGATCATGA
- the LOC119300694 gene encoding NAD(P)H-quinone oxidoreductase subunit U, chloroplastic-like isoform X2 — protein sequence MAAVGVTSPAAPATVSAAVCSSSTRRRVHLVPTRFFTAASFRGRCAAAADGGAAATEDLAAAADGYPDAGTDVAGGAATSTRPPYSLISAANVQKAMRGLAITDADHYGRLGITRLASTDEVKAAYEKRCEQLNKQGLEEEEISKEHDLLKESFTILSTEEERRLYDWSLARNGQPERYVWPFEVDPMELAPDPPKEPEDEFPTKLVGYFLLTWFIISVACSLILNRS from the exons ATGGCTGCCGTTGGCGTCACCTCCCCGGCGGCGCCGGCCACCGTATCCGCCGCCGTATGTTCCTCGTCCACGCGCCGCCGAGTCCATCTTGTCCCTACCCGATTCTTCACAGCAGCGTCGTTCCGCGGGCGATGTGCCGCTGCGGCCGACGGCGGGGCCGCGGCCACGGAGGACCTGGCTGCGGCAGCGGATGGGTATCCCGACGCTGGAACTGACGTCGCCGGCGGCGCTGCCACTTCCACGCGGCCTCCCTACTCGCTCATCTCCGCCGCCAACGTGCAGAAGGCGATGCGCGGCCTTG CAATTACAGATGCTGATCACTATGGGAGGCTTGGAATTACCAGATTAGCGTCAACCGATGAG GTCAAAGCTGCATATGAGAAAAGGTGTGAACAACTAAACAAGCAAGGACTGGAAGAAGAGGAAATCAGCAAGGAACATGAcctattgaag GAATCTTTTACCATATTATCAaccgaggaagagagaagattataTGATTGGAGCTTGGCGAGGAATGGGCAGCCTGAGCGATATGTTTGGCCCTTTGAAGTTGACCCCATGGAGTTGGCACCAGATCCTCCTAAG GAACCGGAAGATGAGTTTCCTACAAAGCTTGTCGGCTACTTCTTGTTGACATGGTTCATAATTTCTGTAGCCTGCTCGCTGATTCTCAACAGATCATGA